The Nerophis ophidion isolate RoL-2023_Sa unplaced genomic scaffold, RoL_Noph_v1.0 HiC_scaffold_45, whole genome shotgun sequence genomic interval gtaaaaggtttttctccagaatgtgttctcatgtgtgtgaccATAttttgctttgtggagaaacgcttcttacaaacagagcaagtcaaaggtttctctccagtatgtgttctcatgtgtgaggacatgttagacttTCTGGAAAaattcttcttacaaacagagcaagtaaaaggtttctctccagtgtgtgttctcatgtgtctggtcatggcagGCTTAATGGAAAAACTCTTCTTACAGACAGAGCaaataaaaggtttctctccagtatgtattctcatgtgtattgtAATATAACTCTtgtgtctaaatgatttcccacattcagagcagtcaaagtgtttgttgttagtgtgatgtctcgtatcacctttagagtcatttttactcttcaaaggtttttggatgtggtcactgtgatcagaagagtctgacatcatgtggtccatgtctgacagtggagcaaagatgctgtctggttctgactttatatgttcacaatgctctccatcagcttctgtgatgtgttgacttacaagctccgcccctctgttctcctcactttgacagtgatgaagctgtaaggactgagcttcagcTTCATCATTATCCTCCACCAACATTTGAAGCTGCTTcgacagttcctcctcttcctctttaatgtgggagggggtctgtagctccttctgtcccacactggagctccactcctgctgcttggaggggatctcttcatgactctctgctgacacctgctggacgtctgcagaacataaaacacaaatgaggtgttactgtatagaagtttgcagtattcaaactattcacatgtgagctaggccaaacagacagtgatgggcaagcgacctggaaaatgtagtaagctaagctacaagttactcccaattaaatgtagctaagctatcctcagagaattgtagcaagctacactacacgctacactgcaaaagcagCGTAAAAATACCCATCATCTCAAACAggtaaattcccaaacaaaatgaaaatagctaaaattgCACCAATTCATCAgaatggagacaaacaccaatttacaaattatagacctgtttctttacttccacaattttctaaaatcattgaaaaactgtcagATTAGAGAGTTccacaaacaaacataaaatattagatgagaaccaatatggatacagagctaatatttcaactTCGATGGCTGTAATAGAAAAGACAGaagaaatgaccaatgcaattgatagtaaaaaaaaaaaaatatgtggcaGCAGTGTTTATTGATCCAACTAAAGCATTTCACactattaatcacaatattttaatcaaaaaactatactggtatggcatcagagggttggtcttaaactggattagaagttatttaaccaacaggaaacaatacgtgaagccgggcgaacacacttctacaacactaaatatatcctgtggtgtacctcaaggATCAAAACTAGGACCAACATGGTTCAAgctttatataaatgacatttgtaaagttataaaatatttaaaattagtattatttgcggatgatacaacagtgttttgttcaggagagaacacacagaagataatacaaataataacagatgaaatgaacaaattaaaaagatggtttgacaaaaacagactatcattgaatttcagtaaaactaaaataatgctatttggtaaaagtaggaaagaagtgtcaaacacaaatacaaatagacggaatagaaattgaaagagtaaatgaaagcaaatttctaggtataatgattgatgataaaatgaactgaaaatctcatgtaaaaaatttaCAACATAAAGCAGCAAGAAACACGGCAATAATGaataaaactaaacatgttttggccCAAAAATCAcgtcatattctctactgctcactagtgttacatatctgagttactgtgtagaaaaatggggaaatgttgtatgtgtgatgtatcatgttgtatgcatgtatgtgagatgtatcatgttgtatgtgtgatgtatcatgttgtatgcatgcatgtgtgatgtatcatgttgtatgcatgtatgtgtgatgtatcatgttgtatacatgtatgtgagatgtatcatgttgtatgtgtgatgtatcatgttgtatgcatgtatgtgtgatgtatcatgttgtatgcatgtatgtgtgatgtatcatgttgtatgcatgcatgtgtgatgtatcatgttgtatgcatgcatgtgtgatgtatcatgttgtatgcatgcatgtgtgatgtatcatgttgtatgcatgcatgtgtgatgtatcgagttgtatgcatgcatgtgtgatgaatcatgttgtatgtgtgatgtatcatgttgtatgtgtgatgtatcatgttgtatacatgcatgtgtgatgtatcatgttgtatgcatgtatgtgagatgtatcatgttgtatgtgtgatgtatcatgttgtatgcatgtatgtgtgatgtatcatgttgtatgcatgtatgtgtgatgtatcatgttgtatgcatgcatgtgtgatgtatcatgttgtatgcatgcatgtgtgatgtatcatgttgtatgcatgcatgtgtgatgtatcatgttgtatgcatgcatgtgtgatgtatcatgttgtatgcatgcatgtgtgatgaatcatgttgtatgtgtgatgtatcatgttgtatgtgtgatgtatcatgttgtatacatgcatgtgtgatgtatcatgttgtatgcatgcatgtgtgatgtatcatgttgtatgcatgtatgtgtgatgtatcatgttgtatgtgtgatgtatcatgttgtatgcatgcatgtgtgatgtatcatgttgtatgcatgtatgtgtgatgtatcatgttgtatgcatgcatgtgtgatgtatcatgttgtaggcatgcatgtgtgatgtatcatgttgtatgcatgcatgtgtgatgaatcatgttgtatgcatgcatgtgtgatgtatcatgttgtatgtgtgatgtatcatgttgtatacatgcatgtgtgatgtatcatgttgtatggatgcatgtgtgatgtatcatgttgtatgcatgcaagtgtgatgtatcatgttgtatgtgtgatgtatcatgttgtatgcatgcatgtgtgatgaatcatgttgtatgtgtgatgtatcatgttgtatgtgtgatgtatcatgttgtatacatgcatgtgtgatgtatcatgttgtatgcatgcatgtgtgatgtatcatgttgtatgcatgtatgtgtgatgtatcatgttgtatgtgtgatgtatcatgttgtatgcatgcatgtgtgatgtatcatgttgtatgtgtgatgtatcatgttgtatgtgtgatgtatcatgttgtatacatgcatgtgtgatgtatcatgttgtatgcatgcatgtgtgatgtatcatgttgtatgtgtgatgtatcatgttgtatacatgcatgtgtgatgtatcatgttgtatgcatgcatgtgtgatgtatcatgttgtatacatgcatgtgtgatgtatcatgttgtatgtgtgatgtatcatgttgtatacaggcatgtgtgatgtatcatgttgtatacatgcatgtgtgatgtatcatgttgtatgcttgcatgtgtgatgtatcatgttgtatgcatgcatgtgtgatgtatcatgttgtatgcatgcatgtgtgatgtatcatgttgtatgtgtgatgtatcatgttgtatacatgcatgtgtgatgtatcatgttgtatgtgtgatgtatcatgttgtatgcatgcatgtgtgatgtatcatgttgtatgcatgcatgtgtgatgtatcatgttgtatgcatgcatgtgtgatgtatcatgttgtatgcatgcatgtgtgatgtatcatgttgtatgcatgcatgtgtgatgaatcatgttgtatgtgtgatgtatcatgttgtatgtgtgatgtatcatgttgtatacatgcatgtgtgatgtatcatgttgtatgcatgcatgtgtgatgtatcatgttgtatgcatgtatgtgtgatgtatcatgttgtatgcatgcatgtgtgatgtatcatgttgtatgtgtgatgtatcatgttgtatgtgtgatgtatcatgttgtatacatgcatgtgtgatgtatcatgttgtatgcatgcatgtgtgatgtatcatgttgtatgtgtgatgtatcatgttgtatgtgtgatgtatcatgttgtatacatgcatgtgtgatgtatcatgttgtatgcatgcatgtgtgatgtatcatgttgtatacatgcatgtgtgatgtatcatgttgtatgtgtgatgtatcatgttgtatacaggcatgtgtgatgtatcatgttgtatacatgcatgtgtgatgtatcatgttgtatgcttgcatgtgtgatgtatcatgttgtatgcatgcatgtgtgatgtatcatgttgtatgcatgcatgtgtgatgtatcatgttgtatgtgtgatgtatcatgttgtatacatgcatgtgtgatgtatcatgttgtatgcatgtatgtgtgatgtatcatgttgtatgcatgcatgtgtgatgtatcatgttgtatgtgtgatgtatcatgttgtatgcatgcatgtgtgatgtatcatgttgtatgtgtgatgtatcatgttgtatacatgcatgtgtgatgtatcatgttgtatgcatgtatgtgtgatgtatcatgttgtatgcatgcatgtgtgatgtatcatgttgtatgcatgcatgtgtgatgtatcatgttgtatgcatgcatgtgtgatgtatcatgttgtatgtgtgatgtatcatgttgtatgtgtgatgtatcatgttgtatacatgcatgtgtgatgtatcatgttgtatgcatgcatgtgtgatgtatcatgttgtatgcatgtatgtgtgatgtatcatgttgtatgtgtgatgtatcatgttgtatgcatgcatgtgtgatgtatcatgttgtatgtgtgatgtatcatgttgtatgtgtgatgtatcatgttgtatacatgcatgtgtgatgtatcatgttgtatgcatgcatgtgtgatgtatcatgttgtatgtgtgatgtatcatgttgtatgtgtgatgtatcatgttgtatacatgcatgtgtgatgtatcatgttgtatgtgtgatgtatcatgttgtatgcatgcatgtgtgatgtatcatgttgtatgcatgtatgtgtgatgtatcatgttgtatacatgtatgtgagatgtatcatgttgtatgtgtgatgtatcatgttgtatgcatgtatgtgtgatgtatcatgttgtatgcatgtatgtgtgatgtatcatgttgtatgcatgcatgtgtgatgtatcatgttgtatgcatgcatgtgtgatgtatcatgttgtatgcatgcatgtgtgatgtatcatgttgtatgcatgcatgtgtgatgtatcgagttgtatgcatgcatgtgtgatgaatcatgttgtatgtgtgatgtatcatgttgtatgtgtgatgtatcatgttgtatacatgcatgtgtgatgtatcatgttgtatgcatgtatgtgagatgtatcatgttgtatgtgtgatgtatcatgttgtatgcatgtatgtgtgatgtatcatgttgtatgcatgtatgtgtgatgtatcatgttgtatgcatgcatgtgtgatgtatcatgttgtatgcatgcatgtgtgatgtatcatgttgtatgcatgcatgtgtgatgtatcatgttgtatgcatgcatgtgtgatgtatcatgttgtatgcatgcatgtgtgatgaatcatgttgtatgtgtgatgtatcatgttgtatgtgtgatgtatcatgttgtatacatgcatgtgtgatgtatcatgttgtatgcatgcatgtgtgatgtatcatgttgtatgcatgtatgtgtgatgtatcatgttgtatgtgtgatgtatcatgttgtatgcatgcatgtgtgatgtatcatgttgtatgcatgtatgtgtgatgtatcatgttgtatgcatgcatgtgtgatgtatcatgttgtaggcatgcatgtgtgatgtatcatgttgtatgcatgcatgtgtgatgaatcatgttgtatgcatgcatgtgtgatgtatcatgttgtatgtgtgatgtatcatgttgtatacatgcatgtgtgatgtatcatgttgtatggatgcatgtgtgatgtatcatgttgtatgcatgcaagtgtgatgtatcatgttgtatgtgtgatgtatcatgttgtatgcatgcatgtgtgatgaatcatgttgtatgtgtgatgtatcatgttgtatgtgtgatgtatcatgttgtatacatgcatgtgtgatgtatcatgttgtatgcatgcatgtgtgatgtatcatgttgtatgcatgtatgtgtgatgtatcatgttgtatgtgtgatgtatcatgttgtatgcatgcatgtgtgatgtatcatgttgtatgtgtgatgtatcatgttgtatgtgtgatgtatcatgttgtatacatgcatgtgtgatgtatcatgttgtatgcatgcatgtgtgatgtatcatgttgtatgtgtgatgtatcatgttgtatacatgcatgtgtgatgtatcatgttgtatgcatgcatgtgtgatgtatcatgttgtatacatgcatgtgtgatgtatcatgttgtatgtgtgatgtatcatgttgtatacaggcatgtgtgatgtatcatgttgtatacatgcatgtgtgatgtatcatgttgtatgcttgcatgtgtgatgtatcatgttgtatgcatgcatgtgtgatgtatcatgttgtatgcatgcatgtgtgatgtatcatgttgtatgtgtgatgtatcatgttgtatacatgcatgtgtgatgtatcatgttgtatgtgtgatgtatcatgttgtatgcatgcatgtgtgatgtatcatgttgtatgcatgcatgtgtgatgtatcatgttgtatgcatgcatgtgtgatgtatcatgttgtatgcatgcatgtgtgatgtatcatgttgtatgcatgcatgtgtgatgaatcatgttgtatgtgtgatgtatcatgttgtatgtgtgatgtatcatgttgtatacatgcatgtgtgatgtatcatgttgtatgcatgcatgtgtgatgtatcatgttgtatgcatgtatgtgtgatgtatcatgttgtatgcatgcatgtgtgatgtatcatgttgtatgtgtgatgtatcatgttgtatgtgtgatgtatcatgttgtatacatgcatgtgtgatgtatcatgttgtatgcatgcatgtgtgatgtatcatgttgtatgtgtgatgtatcatgttgtatgtgtgatgtatcatgttgtatacatgcatgtgtgatgtatcatgttgtatgcatgcatgtgtgatgtatcatgttgtatacatgcatgtgtgatgtatcatgttgtatgtgtgatgtatcatgttgtatacaggcatgtgtgatgtatcatgttgtatacatgcatgtgtgatgtatcatgttgtatgcttgcatgtgtgatgtatcatgttgtatgcatgcatgtgtgatgtatcatgttgtatgcatgcatgtgtgatgtatcatgttgtatgtgtgatgtatcatgttgtatacatgcatgtgtgatgtatcatgttgtatgcatgtatgtgtgatgtatcatgttgtatgcatgcatgtgtgatgtatcatgttgtatgtgtgatgtatcatgttgtatgcatgcatgtgtgatgtatcatgttgtatgtgtgatgtatcatgttgtatacatgcatgtgtgatgtatcatgttgtatgcatgtatgtgtgatgtatcatgttgtatgcatgcatgtgtgatgtatcatgttgtatgcatgcatgtgtgatgtatcatgttgtatgcatgcatgtgtgatgtatcatgttgtatgtgtgatgtatcatgttgtatgtgtgatgtatcatgttgtatacatgcatgtgtgatgtatcatgttgtatgcatgcatgtgtgatgtatcatgttgtatgcatgtatgtgtgatgtatcatgttgtatgtgtgatgtatcatgttgtatgcatgcatgtgtgatgtatcatgttgtatgtgtgatgtatcatgttgtatgtgtgatgtatcatgttgtatacatgcatgtgtgatgtatcatgttgtatgcatgcatgtgtgatgtatcatgttgtatgtgtgatgtatcatgttgtatgtgtgatgtatcatgttgtatacatgcatgtgtgatgtatcatgttgtatgcatgcatgtgtgatgtatcatgttgtatacatgcatgtgtgatgtatcatgttgtatgtgtgatgtatcatgttgtatacaggcatgtgtgatgtatcatgttgtatacatgcatgtgtgatgtatcatgttgtatgcatgcatgtgtgatgtatcatgttgtatacatgcatgtgtgatgtatcatgtagtatgcatgcatgtgtgatgtatcatgttgtatgtgtgat includes:
- the LOC133546827 gene encoding gastrula zinc finger protein XlCGF57.1-like isoform X1 produces the protein MCERTIAEYEEELCPTKEEKERPHQKPQVVLHRTDVQQPPHTKEEEEIPQPPHMKEEEEEVWISQEGECPVGQEEADVSKFPLTVVSVKTEEHEDKPPESSQLHHSPNVQQVSAESHEEIPSKQQEWSSSVGQKELQTPSHIKEEEEELSKQLQMLVEDNDEAEAQSLQLHHCQSEENRGAELVSQHITEADGEHCEHIKSEPDSIFAPLSDMDHMMSDSSDHSDHIQKPLKSKNDSKGDTRHHTNNKHFDCSECGKSFRHKSYITIHMRIHTGEKPFICSVCKKSFSIKPAMTRHMRTHTGEKPFTCSVCKKNFSRKSNMSSHMRTHTGEKPLTCSVCKKRFSTKQNMVTHMRTHSGEKPFTCSVCKKCFSRKPDISIHMRTHTGEKPFTCSVCKKSFSTKSNMSSHIKTHTGEKPLTCSVCKKRFSTTQHMITHMRTHTGEKPFTCSVCKKSFSRKPDISIHMRTHTGEKPFTCSVCKKSFSTKSNMSSHMRTHTGEKPLT
- the LOC133546827 gene encoding gastrula zinc finger protein XlCGF28.1-like isoform X2, encoding MKEEEEEVWISQEGECPVGQEEADVSKFPLTVVSVKTEEHEDKPPESSQLHHSPNVQQVSAESHEEIPSKQQEWSSSVGQKELQTPSHIKEEEEELSKQLQMLVEDNDEAEAQSLQLHHCQSEENRGAELVSQHITEADGEHCEHIKSEPDSIFAPLSDMDHMMSDSSDHSDHIQKPLKSKNDSKGDTRHHTNNKHFDCSECGKSFRHKSYITIHMRIHTGEKPFICSVCKKSFSIKPAMTRHMRTHTGEKPFTCSVCKKNFSRKSNMSSHMRTHTGEKPLTCSVCKKRFSTKQNMVTHMRTHSGEKPFTCSVCKKCFSRKPDISIHMRTHTGEKPFTCSVCKKSFSTKSNMSSHIKTHTGEKPLTCSVCKKRFSTTQHMITHMRTHTGEKPFTCSVCKKSFSRKPDISIHMRTHTGEKPFTCSVCKKSFSTKSNMSSHMRTHTGEKPLT